One Nocardia sp. BMG111209 DNA segment encodes these proteins:
- a CDS encoding cell wall metabolism sensor histidine kinase WalK gives MNRTHRRRWTLRTRLLVTVLVITAAGLVIFGTLSTVLLGRSQLARIDDQIDHVAVGLAAADRPPPPPPNADDTLLRPSSRLLFFDLTGFPTDTTGTSLALPPMDAAAVRARGSAPFTVGERDGSGRWRVATVVQPPDRFEPDGGTAAVVMSLDDYYATISELRTIELLTGAVLLGLLGVVAALLVRAGLSPLTRIERTAAAITAGDLGRRVDSVDDHTEVGRLGQAFNVMLNRLSTTMRQLADSEARLRTFVADASHELRTPLTSIRGYAELYRHGTPGAADVARMMHRIEGEAVRMAGLVDDLLLLAQLDEERPLDLTEVDLNLLAADVANDARIRKPERAVTLRISTDPQRTLGDEHRLRQVLTNVVDNALTHTPADAVVDIVVERVTGPPADSIATAGAASVPADGDGLIAVRVRDNGPGIPSDQAAHIFDRFYRADRSRSRTGGSGLGLAITTAILAAHGARIDLSAAPGGGAEFAILFPPVPHEPDPA, from the coding sequence ATGAATCGCACGCACCGGCGACGCTGGACCCTTCGCACTCGACTGCTGGTGACGGTGCTGGTCATCACCGCCGCCGGGTTGGTGATCTTCGGAACGCTGAGCACCGTACTGCTGGGTCGTTCCCAGCTGGCGCGCATCGACGATCAGATCGACCACGTCGCGGTCGGCCTGGCCGCCGCGGATCGGCCACCGCCGCCACCACCGAACGCCGACGACACCCTGCTGCGGCCGAGTTCGCGGCTGCTGTTCTTCGACCTCACCGGATTTCCCACCGACACCACCGGCACCTCCTTGGCGTTGCCGCCGATGGACGCGGCCGCCGTGCGCGCCCGCGGCAGCGCGCCGTTCACGGTCGGCGAGCGGGACGGGTCCGGCCGGTGGCGGGTGGCCACGGTGGTCCAGCCGCCGGACCGGTTCGAGCCCGACGGTGGCACGGCCGCCGTGGTGATGTCGCTGGACGACTACTACGCCACCATCAGCGAGTTGCGCACGATCGAACTGCTCACGGGTGCGGTCCTGCTCGGCCTGCTCGGGGTGGTGGCGGCGCTGCTGGTCCGGGCGGGGCTGTCGCCGCTCACCCGGATCGAGCGCACCGCCGCCGCGATCACCGCCGGCGATCTCGGCCGGCGCGTCGACAGCGTCGACGACCACACCGAGGTCGGGCGGCTCGGACAGGCGTTCAACGTGATGCTCAACCGGCTGTCCACGACCATGCGGCAACTGGCCGATTCGGAGGCCCGGCTGCGGACGTTCGTCGCCGATGCCTCGCACGAACTGCGGACGCCGCTGACCTCCATCCGCGGCTATGCCGAGCTGTACCGGCACGGCACCCCCGGGGCCGCCGACGTCGCCCGGATGATGCACCGGATCGAGGGCGAGGCCGTCCGGATGGCGGGCCTGGTCGACGATCTGCTGCTATTGGCCCAGCTGGACGAGGAACGCCCCCTGGACCTGACCGAGGTGGACCTGAACCTCCTGGCGGCCGACGTCGCCAACGACGCCCGCATCCGGAAGCCGGAACGCGCTGTGACACTACGGATTTCGACCGATCCACAGCGAACCCTCGGCGACGAGCACCGGCTGCGGCAGGTACTCACCAATGTGGTCGACAACGCGCTGACCCACACGCCGGCCGACGCCGTCGTCGACATCGTCGTCGAGCGGGTGACCGGCCCGCCGGCCGATTCGATCGCCACCGCCGGGGCCGCATCGGTCCCGGCCGACGGCGACGGTCTCATCGCGGTCCGGGTCCGCGACAACGGGCCCGGAATTCCGTCCGATCAGGCGGCGCACATCTTCGATCGGTTCTATCGCGCCGACCGATCCCGATCGCGCACAGGCGGTTCGGGCCTCGGGCTGGCGATCACGACCGCGATCCTCGCGGCGCACGGCGCGCGGATCGATCTGTCGGCCGCGCCCGGCGGCGGGGCGGAATTCGCGATCCTGTTCCCACCGGTGCCGCACGAACCGGACCCGGCGTAG
- a CDS encoding NADPH-dependent F420 reductase: MFRTIAFIGSGLIGSALARLSVEAGLDVIVSNSRGPDSLRGLVTELGRHACAATSTEAAVTGDLVVVTIPFGAHRVLPVDILAGRIVVDTMNYYPERDERVPELDAGEVTSSELLQRCLVDAHVVKAVNNVDHIRVTTAARPPGAPDRSALPIAGDDPDAKAVVAEYLSAIGYDAVDIGALVDSWRSEPGTPIYLDAYLPRAPHGMDEDRARRWFRTAPNVPVSATRVRELVADAVRAGARRGTFTGLPPGFVATIEGTEFTVL, from the coding sequence ATGTTCCGGACGATCGCATTCATCGGTAGCGGATTGATCGGGAGTGCCCTGGCCCGGCTCAGCGTCGAGGCCGGGCTCGACGTGATCGTGAGCAATTCCCGGGGCCCGGACAGCCTCCGCGGACTGGTCACCGAACTCGGCCGGCACGCCTGCGCCGCCACCAGCACCGAGGCCGCGGTCACCGGCGATCTGGTGGTGGTGACGATTCCGTTCGGCGCGCACCGGGTGCTGCCCGTCGACATCCTGGCGGGCCGGATCGTCGTCGACACCATGAACTACTACCCCGAGCGGGACGAGCGGGTGCCCGAACTGGACGCCGGCGAGGTGACCTCCAGCGAGCTGCTGCAGCGGTGTCTCGTCGACGCGCACGTGGTCAAGGCGGTGAACAACGTCGACCACATCCGCGTGACCACCGCGGCCCGTCCGCCCGGCGCACCCGACCGCAGCGCGCTGCCGATCGCCGGGGACGATCCCGACGCCAAGGCGGTGGTCGCCGAATATCTGTCGGCCATCGGCTACGACGCCGTGGACATCGGTGCGCTGGTGGACAGTTGGCGCAGCGAGCCGGGCACCCCGATCTATCTCGACGCCTACCTGCCCCGGGCCCCGCACGGCATGGACGAGGACCGGGCCCGGCGCTGGTTCCGGACCGCGCCGAACGTGCCGGTCTCGGCCACGCGGGTGCGCGAACTCGTGGCCGACGCGGTCCGCGCCGGCGCCCGCCGCGGCACCTTCACCGGTCTCCCGCCGGGATTCGTCGCCACCATCGAGGGCACCGAGTTCACGGTTCTCTAG
- a CDS encoding SRPBCC family protein gives MSETRIEARREIAAPPEKVFDVLRDPRGHVTIDSSGMLQSAEGDPVNGVGDTFVVHMDREALGDMPLGKYDVTVTITEYEAGKHIEWTVAAQIDHRYGYVLEPTETGTGVTSYCDWSRTGERYLNAVTFPVVPQTALRATLGILARTVE, from the coding sequence ATGTCCGAGACGCGGATCGAAGCGCGGCGGGAAATCGCCGCACCGCCGGAGAAGGTGTTCGATGTCCTGCGCGATCCGCGCGGCCACGTCACGATCGACAGTTCCGGCATGCTGCAATCCGCCGAGGGCGACCCGGTCAACGGGGTCGGCGACACCTTCGTCGTCCATATGGACCGCGAGGCGCTGGGTGATATGCCGCTGGGCAAATACGACGTCACGGTGACCATCACCGAGTACGAGGCCGGCAAGCACATCGAGTGGACGGTCGCCGCTCAGATCGACCACCGGTACGGCTATGTCCTCGAGCCCACCGAGACCGGGACCGGCGTGACGTCGTACTGCGACTGGAGCCGGACCGGCGAGCGGTATCTCAACGCCGTGACCTTCCCGGTCGTCCCGCAGACGGCGTTGCGTGCCACGCTCGGAATCCTCGCGCGCACTGTGGAGTGA
- a CDS encoding ferredoxin translates to MSLVHRILGIAPAAPGSALVVDRIACTGHGACAQILGDAIILDDWGYPILHEGAPDPDLAAEAIKLCPARALRRRDRPRG, encoded by the coding sequence GTGTCCCTCGTCCACCGCATCCTCGGCATCGCGCCCGCCGCGCCGGGCAGCGCGCTGGTCGTGGACCGGATCGCCTGCACCGGCCACGGCGCCTGCGCGCAGATCCTCGGCGACGCGATAATTCTCGACGACTGGGGTTACCCCATCCTGCACGAGGGCGCCCCGGACCCGGATCTCGCGGCCGAGGCGATCAAGCTCTGCCCGGCTCGCGCGCTGCGCCGGCGCGACCGGCCGCGCGGGTGA
- a CDS encoding NADH-ubiquinone oxidoreductase-F iron-sulfur binding region domain-containing protein, with protein sequence MSTLSDLLLAAGLTGRGGAAFPTGAKVALAERHDADLIVNACDGELHARKDGWVVAHHLPEMLAATEHLTRRRVRVAAHRDSPTLAALRAAGADTLAVPRRYVSSEESALTRLAHGGPARPVMRYRPIAAGGRDPGGRRLPPTLVLNAETVWRIQQIAEHGVRWFRSFGTADEPGPRLVTVVDGVAKPGVYDAEAGLPLSEILCRAGGPIVPVRALWLSGLSGGFLRAADADTAWSRIGLAPFGIAPGAGTVRVLDARADPWHDVLAALSYAAGESAGQCGPCMFGLPALRDRLTELVRHPTPGAADRLTRTLGQVPGRGACRHPDGTARFVASALDVFGTAPALLDEPSSAGLGPQE encoded by the coding sequence ATGAGCACCCTGTCGGATCTGCTGCTGGCCGCGGGCCTCACCGGCCGCGGCGGCGCGGCCTTCCCAACCGGCGCGAAAGTCGCACTGGCCGAACGTCACGACGCCGACCTGATCGTCAACGCCTGCGACGGTGAACTCCACGCGCGCAAGGACGGCTGGGTCGTGGCCCACCATCTCCCCGAAATGCTCGCTGCCACCGAACATCTCACCCGGCGGCGGGTCCGGGTGGCCGCACATCGGGACTCCCCCACGCTGGCCGCGCTGCGCGCCGCCGGCGCCGACACCCTGGCGGTGCCACGGCGTTACGTCTCGTCGGAGGAGTCGGCGCTGACCCGGCTCGCGCACGGCGGTCCGGCACGGCCGGTCATGCGGTACCGGCCGATCGCGGCGGGCGGACGCGATCCGGGCGGGCGCAGGCTGCCGCCGACGCTGGTGCTCAACGCCGAAACCGTCTGGCGGATACAGCAGATCGCCGAGCACGGCGTGCGCTGGTTCCGCTCGTTCGGCACCGCCGACGAGCCCGGACCGCGCTTGGTCACCGTCGTCGACGGGGTGGCGAAGCCCGGGGTGTACGACGCCGAGGCGGGGCTGCCGCTGTCCGAGATCCTGTGCCGCGCAGGCGGTCCCATCGTACCGGTGCGCGCACTGTGGCTGAGCGGGCTCAGCGGCGGATTCCTGCGCGCGGCCGACGCGGACACCGCCTGGTCCCGAATCGGGTTGGCGCCCTTCGGTATCGCGCCCGGCGCGGGCACGGTACGCGTCCTGGACGCCCGCGCCGATCCGTGGCACGACGTCCTCGCCGCCCTGAGCTACGCCGCCGGGGAGAGCGCCGGGCAGTGCGGCCCCTGCATGTTCGGCCTGCCCGCCCTGCGCGACCGGCTCACCGAACTGGTGCGGCACCCGACTCCCGGCGCCGCCGACCGGCTCACCCGCACGCTCGGCCAGGTGCCCGGCCGGGGCGCCTGCCGCCACCCCGACGGCACGGCGCGGTTCGTCGCCTCCGCGCTCGACGTATTCGGCACGGCCCCGGCACTTCTCGACGAACCCTCGTCCGCCGGCCTCGGCCCGCAGGAGTAG
- a CDS encoding ferric reductase-like transmembrane domain-containing protein, translated as MSTPWLWYISRASGVVTLVLLTLVVLLGLLTAAHLRPRGTVPVLAVGLHRTLALGTTVFLAAHILTAVTDSYVHLGWLSPVVPFVSGYRRLPVGLGAWAFDIFVALIVTSLLRHRLPDRAWRVVHRLAYALAPIAEVHALLMATTSEPILLSLTVSCGLAMTAAAGWRWWHLDANSRRRAEIASQEWS; from the coding sequence ATGAGTACGCCCTGGTTGTGGTACATCTCGCGGGCCTCGGGAGTGGTCACCCTGGTGCTGCTGACGCTCGTGGTGCTGCTCGGCCTGCTGACCGCCGCCCACCTCCGGCCACGCGGCACGGTCCCGGTCCTGGCGGTGGGCCTGCACCGGACGCTGGCCCTCGGCACGACCGTGTTCCTGGCCGCGCACATCCTGACCGCGGTGACCGACTCCTATGTCCATCTCGGCTGGTTGTCGCCGGTCGTGCCGTTCGTCTCCGGCTACCGGCGACTGCCGGTCGGCCTGGGCGCGTGGGCCTTCGACATCTTCGTGGCGCTGATCGTGACCTCGCTGCTGCGGCACCGGCTACCGGACCGCGCGTGGCGGGTGGTGCATCGGCTCGCCTACGCGCTGGCGCCGATCGCGGAGGTACACGCACTGCTGATGGCGACCACGAGCGAACCGATCCTGTTGTCCCTCACCGTCTCCTGCGGCCTCGCGATGACCGCCGCGGCCGGATGGCGATGGTGGCATCTCGACGCCAACAGCCGCCGCCGCGCCGAGATCGCCTCCCAGGAATGGTCATGA